The Phaseolus vulgaris cultivar G19833 chromosome 5, P. vulgaris v2.0, whole genome shotgun sequence genomic interval ATCACTTATGCCAATGTTTGTATTTTCCAATCCCCTAGTTCAAGTGCTCCCAGATGGGCACATGATCTTAGATTAGAATGCTAATTTGCTGAACTTGTCAACAGGTTTCACATAAATCAACTATTTAAACCAAATTGGTCAAATCTGATGACAATATATACAgtaatataaaaactataaaatgcGGTAGCTAATTCAATCAAATTTTGACTAATTTAGCCTCATTTACATTGAAATCTATAAacttcatatatataaataaactatCTTGCCTCCAACAATGAGATAGAAATACCATTGGTTGATTGCAGTTTACTATTTCCTGATGAAGAGCCAGATTGATGGGGATAAAAAGCAGGTTCCCTTGGCCTAGGCAGTGGTTTCTCACCATTCAGCATTAGAACTATTAATGACATGTCTGGTCTATCCTCTGCTCTGTCTTGTACACATAGAAGCCCAATGTGAATACATCTCAATACATTAGCTTCAGCAAGAGCTATTGAATCGCGTAGTGATTCATCTATCAAATCCATTGGTTTTTCTTCACACCAAAGTCTCCATGCCTATCGTCATCAAATTTAAATTGTCAATTTTGAGTTCACTGTGTTTGTATATATGTTTTGTATGCGTGTCAATACTCAAAATCATGACCAATAACGAAAAATATTCAGTAGCTTCTCTATAACGTGAATCAAAATGGAGAGGTTTTCAAACATGCTCTGAAGAATATGCCGATATAAAGGGTAGGGTATTGAGTGTGCTAGACTTACATGTCCAAGAAGGTCATGATCAAGATGGTCAAAATATTCCCTATTCTTTTTTCCACAAACTATCTCTAGTAATATAACACCAAAACTGAAGACATCAGATTTCACTGAGAAATTTCCACGGGCTGCATATTCTGGAGAAATATAACCACTACATTACAGAAAATGAAATGGAGATCAGAAAGGGGGAAGGGGGAAATTTTATGAAGATAAAGtaacaaatcaaattatttaagCATGCATACTAAGTTCCCACTATTCTCTTTGTTTTGCCTTCAACTTCATCTCCTCCAAATGTTGTAGCGAGACCAAAGTCTGATATTTTTGAATTCATATTTTCGTCTAGAAGAATATTGCTGGTCTTGAGATCTCTGTGGATAATTCTTAATCTAGAATCTTCATGAAGATAGAGAAGTCCTCGGGCAATTCCACAAATAATTTGGAAGCGCTGAGCCCAATCCAGCAAACTTTTTCTAGCTTCATCTGAAAAAAATTCAGTTAGTTAGCATGAAGATGACTTGGTGATCATGGCAAGAGAAAACCAAGTGTTGGGTTGGGACGGGATAAAATTTCTGACCAAAAATAAAGTAGTTCAAGCTTCTGTTAGTCATGAATTCATATATCAAGATCCTCTCATCATCTTGAATGCAACACCCAAGAAGCTTCACAAGGTTTCGGTGCTGAAGATTAGCAATTAGCACAACTTCGTTTATGAATTCCTTTGGTCCTTGTCCTGAAGTATTGCAAAGCCGCTTCACAGCTATATCTTGGCCATTTGCCAAAGTACCCTGACAATCATTTTATTAGAAAGTTATTCACAGAAGATAAATCCAATGGCAAGATATAAGTTTAATCAAATTACCTTGTAAACTGGTCCAAATCCACCTTCTCCCAATTTATGAGTAATGCAAAAGTCATTGGTTGCATTAGCTATGGttgaaaaatcaaatattgGAATGTCAATGTCTTCCTTCTGTGTCTTATCAGTGTGATTCTTCCAGCTACCTATAGAAAATGAATGTATATAAATAGGTTCTATCAGAAGAGGAAAATCTAATGGTTACCAAACCTTGTAATTGTCAGGAAATAATATTTGCAGTAAAATAACTACTAATTTTACCTGGCTTCTCAAGCTTTTTCCTCCGAAGTGTAACTCCCAATAATATCATGACAACAATAAATACAGTACAACCTACAAGAATTCCTGCGAGCTGCTTCTTGTTTAAGCCTTTTTTATGACCTGATAAAATAAAAACGCTGTTAACCAACACCAAATTTTGAGCAATTTAGAAATCCCAAACGATAAGGTATCTAAAGCACATATTCACAATGAAAGTTGATGGCAGTTAGATATGCTTCCTgatcataattttctttttatgctAAGTAGTATTGTATAACGTTCTCTAATGTTCATCATATTCTTACATGTTGTATTATCTACCTGCAACAAGGATGAAATTAATAACATGCATCCAAAAAACTGTCAGGCAACCAACATAATTTGCAGCTTAGTAAGAAGtagaatttatatatttttactctGCAGAGGTTAAACCAAGTTCTGCAACAAACGAAGGTAGATGGAAATAAAGTATTAGCACCTAGATCTGAAGCTGCCACTCTTATGAAAAGATCTTGTCCTCCAGTGGTTAGTTTTCTCACATCCACAATGTTATTAAACCAAAGCAAGCATCCACTTCCACCATCTCTGATATCTAAATTTGCAAAAGCTGTACAGGAACAGTTTTTCAGACAGAAATTCTTACATTCCTCAAGGTTCATGCTTCTGTCAAACCATGAGGTTGATGTATCCGGCAACTTCATTCCCTGATACTTCAGAAATCCATCACTATTGGCACAATCTAAATTAACTCTCCCAACACACCCATCAGACCAGTTTTGTGCATTCCATTTTTCTTGAGATCTGGGAATGAAACCCTGAAGGCACTCACATGTTGGAGATCTATTTACATCACAATTAGAATTCACACCACAAACGGCATAATTATCACACTGGTCTCCGGGGCCAGAGTAGAAAAGCTGCCAACTATTTGTCAAATCAGACAAAACGAAACGTTGTATTTGACCAGATAACGTGATCATGTATCTAGAAACAATTGACTTGTTCAGTAGTTCATATCCATAAGAAACTTCTTTCTCAGTTATAACaaaagagaaattaaagatTTTGTACAACGTTTCAGAAGGGATCCCAGATAAAATATTGCCATTCCATGAACCTGGTCTGTATAACAATATGCCTCCCTTGGTAATCACCACTTGAGGAAACCCACGAGTATCTATGTGATATGAATACACACCTCTACCAGGATCTTCTGTGTCTCTCCAAGATGTCAGAGATGTAAAACTACCATTTACCATGCTACTTCGAAGTCTCATCCCTGGCAACAAAGTGTCCCCAGGAAGATCAAAACTCTGCCATAGAAGATTCTCTTGGTTGCTTTCTTCTTTCACAACAAGGTTTCCAGTCTCCAAAAGCTGCACAATAGGCTTCTTTGCAGCTGCTGATGTATTGGAAGACCAGACTATGGCCCCTGAACCATtcaaaataataagatttcccCCATCAGTTACATTCAAAACTCCTGAGGAGTTTCCAACTGGAGTATCTCTATTGGCTATCCATACAACTGTTCTTGGAGAAATATCCTTGTACCATATACCAAAGTATTTGCCACTATGATCTCCAAAGTCGAAGAACCCTGCTTCAAAAGTCCCTTCTGCTGAAACTAGAGTCTCATTATCCTTCACTGATTGGCCTGGAGCAATGGTTTCAAGGGTGCTGAAGCCTGGTATGAAATGCAACAGAAGAGACCACAAAACCAAAGCCTTTAAGCTTTCCATTCATTGCTTCTTGGATTAGAGGTTCCTCTAAATTTCTCTAGTGCTTTTCAAATTCTTCAAAGATTAGCTACATAATTGGATCATTTTCCTCTACTCCATATCTACACAAAATTTGactgttatttattattttaaagtatcAAAGACTATTCAACATGATGACTTCTTCCGAGGAAAAAGGGAAAGATTTGATATTAAGAACAAGAGATGAAGACACCCTCCAACCTTTATATGCTGTACTGTTCATCTTCCTAATTCATATTTAACTTAATCTTAGAATCCTTACTTATGGAtatgaatttataaaattattatgctAAATCAGACGGAAATGTCACCCTTGTACATGACATTTATTGTCAATATCCACGTTctgattaatattttataaaccaAATGATcaattgataaataattaaataaatcaaatattttttttacagaaaACTAAATCAATTATTAAACCTTGATGGAtcaaacagtttctaacttcgaAATACTTCGAAGCATGCTTGTCTGCTAAAAGAATGTTCTAGtgtaattttttgttaaattggAAAAGGTAGACAATGTGTTTaggacaaaataaaaaaataaaagtgttttttacaaatttatctatttaaaaattaattgtattttATGAAATAgcttatttcatttttcttaaaaaagtttatgaaaatatttatcaagCATATTCTCCAAAGCTGAAggaatgtttattattttatgatagTTTGATAGGTAGAAgttatttaaaatgttatatttCAACATGTACAGGTCAACAACTTGCGTATACTGTAAACTCATAATTTTATACGTAATGAGCAAGTACAGAGTATAATGAATTTTATTATGAAGAAATTCAAGTGCATCATCATTTCttgtataatattatttttaaagaatacAACTATTTTCTTATTCAAGATAACTAGATAACTCATGCGTTCCaggataaaattatatatagtatattttgaaaatataattacgttaaaaaaaattattaagctGAATTATTagatttaataattaattttttattttttaaatccaaTTTTGAAACAAATTGTATTTGACACAAACTCATCTGAAATTGATCTCTGCTCAATTTGAAAACCTttagattcatttttaaaataaagataaaaattgaAGATTTAAATTATAgcgtttaattttaaaaaatattacattttgtAATTCTCGTCTATTACTAATAACACCATTATGATCATTATTACTTTTAATCCAATAACCTTATGATCATTACTACTTTCAATCCAACTACACTACaccaacaaaatattattatcatactattataaatattatattttttaaatatgtttattataaatactatatttttaaatatatttaagtatGTATTTAGTCTCTATGCGAGATTGAATTTCATCCCTATTGAATTTGTAGAGTTATTAAATCTTTATACTTTGAAGAATCATATAAGACATTCTCAAAAGTAGAACATGGTTTTTTTACGTGCCAAAtagaattttttatgtttttatgtgCCAAATATAAGACATTCTCAAAAGTGATCTCTGACTTTGACTATTTATCCGCATCAACATGACTCTTTATTTTGATCAAAGTTCAACAACTAAAAACatatctaattataattttttttaatcagtcATATTTAACTCTAATAAACTAtgaactatttatttaatattattaatattaatattaataatataattatttaatattaatattattattaatattaatattaatattcttaatattattttaacattaataataattataatattaacattaataataataatattaagtaaGTAGTTTATAGTTTATTGTAGTTAACTATAGTTGATTAgaaaaaattatagttaaatatatttttagtcaGTAAACTTTGACGTAAATTTTGATAAAGATGGAGAAACATACTTACTTGAACACATATTGTTGGCATTATTACATGACAAAATTGTTAACATCATCTGCAAAGAGAATGTCTTATATGAGTTTCAAATATGAGTTTCAAAGTGTAAGAGTTCAATAATTACAATTTCTTTTTTAACAAAATCTAATTTCACATCAAAATTGAGAGATTAAAAAGTATCTAtcacttttaaatatttcaaaagaaagcataaaaaataaataaattatataaaagaaaaacgtGTTGCTGCTAATTAAAAATCTAACatctattattttcttaatcatTAAGAAATTATTTCTCTCTGCTTAGGGGAATCCTGTGGCAGTTACGCAACTGTTGGGGTTGGTGGATTTTGACCACCCTGCATGCTAGGGAGGAATCTTGTCTATGAAGAATTCATACTAAGGGAGGAATCCTTTTCATATTGGTAGTAGAAGGCTTGGCAG includes:
- the LOC137835350 gene encoding G-type lectin S-receptor-like serine/threonine-protein kinase At4g27290 yields the protein MESLKALVLWSLLLHFIPGFSTLETIAPGQSVKDNETLVSAEGTFEAGFFDFGDHSGKYFGIWYKDISPRTVVWIANRDTPVGNSSGVLNVTDGGNLIILNGSGAIVWSSNTSAAAKKPIVQLLETGNLVVKEESNQENLLWQSFDLPGDTLLPGMRLRSSMVNGSFTSLTSWRDTEDPGRGVYSYHIDTRGFPQVVITKGGILLYRPGSWNGNILSGIPSETLYKIFNFSFVITEKEVSYGYELLNKSIVSRYMITLSGQIQRFVLSDLTNSWQLFYSGPGDQCDNYAVCGVNSNCDVNRSPTCECLQGFIPRSQEKWNAQNWSDGCVGRVNLDCANSDGFLKYQGMKLPDTSTSWFDRSMNLEECKNFCLKNCSCTAFANLDIRDGGSGCLLWFNNIVDVRKLTTGGQDLFIRVAASDLGHKKGLNKKQLAGILVGCTVFIVVMILLGVTLRRKKLEKPGSWKNHTDKTQKEDIDIPIFDFSTIANATNDFCITHKLGEGGFGPVYKGTLANGQDIAVKRLCNTSGQGPKEFINEVVLIANLQHRNLVKLLGCCIQDDERILIYEFMTNRSLNYFIFDEARKSLLDWAQRFQIICGIARGLLYLHEDSRLRIIHRDLKTSNILLDENMNSKISDFGLATTFGGDEVEGKTKRIVGTYGYISPEYAARGNFSVKSDVFSFGVILLEIVCGKKNREYFDHLDHDLLGHAWRLWCEEKPMDLIDESLRDSIALAEANVLRCIHIGLLCVQDRAEDRPDMSLIVLMLNGEKPLPRPREPAFYPHQSGSSSGNSKLQSTNGISISLLEAR